In the genome of Photobacterium sp. TLY01, one region contains:
- a CDS encoding SDR family oxidoreductase: MSTAILITGCSSGIGYHCAKSLHQAGYLVVASCRHDDDVTRLRDEGLHCVKLDLADSQSIEQGLAEALRITKGKLDVLFNNGAYGQPGALEDLPTDALREQFETNLFGWHSLTKALIPVMLAQGSGKIVQNSSVLGLVAMKYRGAYNASKFALEGYTDTLRLELANTPIHVSLIEPGPIESQFRANAKRQFETHIEMTASRHKDSYQKTLDRLGKPSPSNQFTLTPEAVLKPLIQIIKSDRPSARYYVTQPTYIFGFLRRVLPVRWLDYLLAKSD, encoded by the coding sequence ATGAGTACAGCCATTCTGATTACCGGCTGCAGCAGCGGTATCGGTTACCACTGCGCCAAATCCCTTCATCAGGCAGGCTATCTGGTGGTGGCCAGCTGCCGGCACGATGACGATGTCACGCGCCTGCGGGACGAAGGACTTCACTGTGTGAAACTCGATCTCGCCGACAGCCAGTCGATTGAACAAGGGCTGGCAGAAGCGCTGCGTATCACTAAAGGTAAGCTCGATGTGCTGTTTAACAACGGTGCCTACGGCCAGCCAGGCGCGCTTGAAGATCTCCCCACCGATGCCCTTCGCGAACAATTTGAAACCAACCTGTTTGGCTGGCACTCGCTCACGAAAGCTCTGATACCTGTGATGCTGGCTCAGGGAAGCGGCAAAATCGTACAAAACAGCTCTGTGCTCGGTCTGGTGGCCATGAAGTACCGCGGCGCCTATAACGCCAGTAAATTTGCGTTGGAAGGCTATACCGACACCCTGAGACTGGAACTGGCGAACACCCCGATTCACGTCAGCCTGATCGAGCCTGGGCCAATTGAAAGTCAGTTCCGGGCCAATGCCAAGCGTCAGTTTGAAACCCATATTGAGATGACGGCATCACGCCACAAAGACAGTTATCAAAAAACATTAGACCGGCTGGGCAAGCCCTCCCCGTCCAATCAATTCACACTGACGCCGGAAGCCGTTCTCAAGCCGCTGATACAGATCATCAAAAGTGATCGGCCATCCGCCCGCTACTATGTTACCCAGCCGACCTATATCTTTGGCTTCCTGCGCAGAGTGCTGCCCGTTCGCTGGCTCGATTATCTGCTGGCAAAAAGCGATTAA
- a CDS encoding co-chaperone YbbN, whose translation MNDKLAIELNETNLHQVIEQSMQQLVVISFWAPSMPETAEVNTLLERLAAQYAGQFVVATLNCETQQMVAAQFGVRSLPTVALFSNGQPVDGAAGPQTEDSLRQMLSKHLPSQEEMQLEQAIQLVSQQAFNEALPILRELAASLPGNSQVLLATAECLLETAQFDEAETLLGQIPMQDQDGYYKGLVAKLELHRQASDSPEIRQLEEKLAADPGNGQLAYDLAVQYSQVNRHQESLDILLNLLRKDLNFADGNAKKTMMDILASLGQGNALASQYRRQLYSLLY comes from the coding sequence ATGAATGACAAATTAGCAATTGAACTGAATGAAACCAATCTGCATCAGGTGATAGAGCAGTCAATGCAACAGCTGGTCGTGATCAGCTTCTGGGCTCCTTCCATGCCAGAAACAGCAGAAGTTAACACCCTGCTTGAACGTCTGGCGGCCCAGTACGCCGGCCAGTTTGTGGTGGCAACACTCAATTGTGAAACACAACAGATGGTCGCGGCCCAGTTTGGTGTGCGCAGTCTGCCGACCGTTGCCCTTTTCAGCAATGGTCAGCCGGTGGATGGCGCGGCAGGTCCGCAAACCGAAGACAGCCTGCGTCAGATGCTGAGTAAACATTTACCCAGTCAGGAAGAAATGCAGCTGGAACAGGCCATTCAGTTAGTCAGCCAGCAAGCCTTCAACGAAGCACTGCCCATTCTGCGTGAACTGGCAGCCAGCCTGCCGGGCAACAGCCAGGTGTTACTTGCCACCGCCGAATGCCTGCTGGAAACCGCACAGTTTGACGAAGCGGAAACGCTGCTGGGACAAATTCCGATGCAGGATCAGGACGGTTATTACAAGGGGCTGGTTGCTAAGCTGGAGCTCCACCGCCAGGCCAGCGATTCTCCGGAGATCCGTCAGTTAGAAGAAAAACTGGCCGCCGATCCGGGCAACGGACAGCTCGCTTACGATCTTGCGGTGCAGTACAGTCAGGTCAATCGTCACCAGGAATCGCTGGATATCCTGCTGAATCTGCTGCGTAAAGATCTCAACTTTGCCGACGGTAACGCCAAGAAAACCATGATGGATATCCTGGCCTCGCTCGGTCAGGGAAATGCCCTTGCCAGCCAGTATCGTCGTCAGCTTTATTCTCTGCTGTACTGA
- a CDS encoding ABC transporter ATP-binding protein yields the protein MSTSVIKAQSVTKQVTTATTTLTILQDVSLEVEQGESIALVGVSGAGKSTLMTLLAGLDVPSSGEIELLGQVLSHMDDESRAALRSQAVGFVFQSFLLIPSLTALENVTLPAIIKGETGDSERAAELLRQVGLQGREAHLPSQLSGGEQQRVALARAFMTAPQVLFADEPTGNLDQQTAATIIDLLFALNRDHGTTLVLVTHDPQLAERCDRVVRIHGGRVEAA from the coding sequence ATGTCTACATCCGTGATAAAAGCGCAATCAGTAACGAAACAGGTGACAACGGCCACCACGACGCTCACCATTCTGCAGGATGTTTCGCTCGAGGTCGAGCAGGGCGAAAGCATTGCTTTGGTTGGGGTTTCCGGAGCGGGTAAATCGACCTTGATGACCTTGCTGGCCGGACTGGACGTGCCCAGCAGCGGCGAAATCGAGTTGCTGGGGCAGGTCTTGTCGCACATGGACGATGAGTCCCGTGCCGCGCTGCGCAGCCAGGCCGTCGGATTCGTGTTCCAGAGTTTTTTGCTGATCCCGTCGCTGACGGCGCTGGAAAACGTAACATTGCCGGCCATTATCAAAGGGGAAACCGGCGATAGCGAACGGGCAGCAGAGTTGTTACGTCAGGTCGGACTGCAGGGGCGTGAAGCGCATCTTCCCTCCCAGCTATCGGGCGGTGAGCAGCAGCGTGTGGCACTGGCCAGGGCATTCATGACGGCCCCACAGGTTTTGTTTGCCGATGAGCCGACCGGTAATCTGGATCAGCAAACCGCCGCCACCATCATTGATTTACTGTTTGCGCTTAACCGGGATCACGGCACGACTCTGGTACTGGTCACGCACGATCCGCAACTGGCTGAACGTTGTGATCGGGTGGTGCGTATTCATGGCGGACGGGTGGAGGCGGCATGA
- the cueR gene encoding Cu(I)-responsive transcriptional regulator has translation MNISEVAKQTGLTNKTIRFYESKGMISEPQRGENGYRRYSQKQVNELLMIKRSRLVGFSLDESRELLDLSRDPDRKSADVKEKAEQKLAEIDHQIEELLAMKQSLQSLISQCPGNNQPGCPIIDALTKGETVET, from the coding sequence ATGAATATCAGTGAAGTGGCAAAACAGACGGGACTGACCAACAAAACCATACGCTTTTATGAAAGTAAGGGCATGATCAGCGAGCCGCAACGGGGCGAGAATGGCTATCGCCGTTACAGCCAGAAACAAGTGAACGAGCTGTTGATGATTAAACGATCGCGTCTGGTCGGATTCAGCCTGGATGAAAGTCGGGAGTTGCTGGACTTGTCACGGGATCCGGACAGAAAAAGTGCTGACGTAAAAGAAAAAGCCGAGCAAAAACTGGCTGAGATTGACCATCAGATCGAGGAATTACTGGCAATGAAACAAAGCCTGCAGAGCCTGATCAGCCAGTGTCCGGGGAATAATCAGCCGGGTTGCCCGATTATTGATGCCCTGACGAAAGGGGAAACCGTGGAAACATAA
- the tesA gene encoding multifunctional acyl-CoA thioesterase I/protease I/lysophospholipase L1, producing MMRILALLLLVMAPLSSVAATLMVLGDSLSAGYQMRAEQSWPRLMEPMLNGNGLKIDVINASISGDTTGNGLARLPKLLKQHAPDYVIIELGANDGLRGFPPATIENNLKAIIDLIKDSGGEPMLMQIRIPPNYGKRYTSQFEAIYPRLSKDYALPLLPFFLEQVILRDGWMMEDGLHPKADAQPWIAEFMADTITPFL from the coding sequence ATGATGCGGATCCTTGCACTGTTATTACTTGTTATGGCCCCACTCAGCAGTGTCGCCGCCACCCTGATGGTGCTTGGCGACAGCCTGAGTGCAGGTTATCAGATGCGTGCCGAACAAAGCTGGCCCCGTCTGATGGAACCCATGCTGAACGGCAACGGGCTGAAAATTGACGTCATTAATGCCAGTATCTCTGGCGACACCACAGGAAATGGTCTTGCCCGTTTGCCTAAGCTATTGAAACAGCATGCTCCAGATTACGTCATAATTGAACTGGGTGCGAATGATGGTCTGCGCGGTTTTCCACCGGCAACTATAGAAAATAATCTCAAGGCCATCATTGACCTTATTAAGGATAGCGGCGGTGAGCCAATGTTGATGCAAATCCGCATCCCGCCCAACTACGGCAAACGCTACACCAGTCAGTTTGAAGCGATCTACCCCAGACTCAGTAAAGACTACGCTTTACCGCTGCTGCCCTTCTTTCTGGAGCAGGTCATTTTGCGTGACGGCTGGATGATGGAGGATGGCCTGCACCCCAAAGCCGACGCCCAGCCCTGGATCGCTGAATTCATGGCGGACACCATCACACCTTTTTTGTAA
- a CDS encoding TraB/GumN family protein, translated as MLKSLLTKAGILLTIFSSGASAEPQVWLAKDNQRQFVLMGSIHVGSDALYPLPDAFNRYWPQANGLILEANIQKQFSMPPIDEAHVSRKLLPPSDIRTLRDLAAQLKLSAFSLLESPPWLTAMHLQMAQSLKFGLTPDKGIDQVVFNRAQKETVPIFELEGIEAQFRLLSSLPDHGLNLLQTTLNEWPLLEQEMACLLSAWQQGNSAVLTELSQQVALSDETEQHLLIQRNYNWAKQLTTSPQYQKGTFLVVVGAYHMMGEEGLPALLHKHGFNVQQINNAQPATCQSGIAKTPSDNLP; from the coding sequence ATGCTTAAATCTCTGCTCACCAAAGCCGGTATCCTGCTGACAATCTTCAGTTCAGGTGCCTCTGCCGAACCTCAGGTCTGGCTGGCCAAAGACAACCAGCGGCAGTTTGTGCTGATGGGGTCGATCCATGTCGGCAGCGATGCACTCTACCCCCTGCCTGATGCCTTTAACCGTTACTGGCCTCAAGCAAATGGCCTGATTTTAGAAGCCAATATCCAGAAGCAATTCAGTATGCCACCAATCGACGAGGCGCACGTTAGCCGTAAACTGCTACCGCCTTCCGATATCCGAACCCTCAGAGATCTTGCCGCTCAACTCAAACTGTCTGCTTTCAGCCTGCTCGAAAGCCCGCCCTGGCTCACTGCCATGCATCTGCAAATGGCGCAATCGCTAAAGTTTGGCCTCACCCCGGACAAAGGCATTGATCAGGTGGTGTTTAACCGGGCACAAAAAGAAACTGTCCCCATTTTCGAACTGGAGGGAATCGAAGCCCAGTTTCGTTTGCTGTCTTCACTGCCTGATCACGGATTAAACCTGCTGCAAACCACGCTCAACGAATGGCCACTGCTGGAACAAGAAATGGCCTGCCTGCTCAGCGCCTGGCAACAGGGTAATAGCGCCGTCCTGACAGAACTCAGCCAGCAAGTCGCCTTGTCAGATGAAACCGAACAGCACTTGCTGATCCAGCGCAATTACAACTGGGCGAAACAGCTCACCACCTCTCCTCAGTACCAGAAAGGGACTTTCCTGGTGGTCGTCGGCGCTTACCACATGATGGGCGAAGAAGGGCTACCGGCATTGCTGCACAAACACGGATTCAACGTTCAGCAAATCAACAACGCGCAACCTGCTACCTGCCAATCCGGTATAGCCAAAACCCCCTCTGACAACCTGCCCTGA
- a CDS encoding copper-translocating P-type ATPase yields the protein MKCVEKIKQALSKLNGIESLDIDTQQAHITGHIDLSEVITTIESLGYQAGYQHDLPLSGLSCGKCVSKLEAAFANEPEIIQFEVSKTRAKVQGSLTESALIALIESAGYQVPAEAGAVETNATKAVLHDATAPEQAKTEQPEPSPSAAAETAPSSDNSHYFLLSGMTCASCVSSVEKAIQGVDAVTAVSVNLAERTALVQGNIDPESVIQAVSDAGYGAELSEDEATRRERQQAQNTATYKQHLLNAGLALALGVPLMAWGVFGGSMMIESATSQWAWGIIGVLTLALLIYCGGHFFRDAWKAFLHHRASMDTLVALGTGAAWFYSMFVVLKPDWFPAQARHVYFEASAMILGLITLGHALEAKARGRTSRALEKLIDLQPQTAILVDKQGEREVPLAEIQPGMLLRLRPGAKVPVDGLIEQGESYLDESMLTGEPVPAHKKPGDKLHAGTINQSGGLLFKAEQVGNQTLLARIIGLVRQAQSSKPELAKMADTISAIFVPAVMIIAIVTATLWYYFGPDPVSIYMLITATTVLIIACPCALGLATPMSVTVGLGRAAEYGILIRHADAMQLAANIDTVVLDKTGTLTEGKPVLTHSHYYGDHTEQAVLTLAASLERGAEHPLAKAIVSAAEEKGLTLQSARDFNAQAGYGVGGEVNGQRVLLGNRALMEKENIAISAHQDDAHSLADAGATAIFIAVDGELAALLGISDPLRSDSKAAVERLQAKGIEVIMLTGDTERTAKAIARQAGIDRVIAGVLPDGKSEQVAKLQQSGKHVAMVGDGINDAPALAKAEIGIAMGSGSDVAIESAQLTLVRHSLHGVADALELSSATLRNMKQNLFGAFVYNTLGIPLAAGILFPFTGSLLSPVIAGAAMALSSITVVSNANRLRLFRPGSQGNTPLKKEA from the coding sequence ATGAAGTGCGTCGAAAAAATTAAACAGGCGCTGAGCAAGCTCAATGGCATCGAATCGCTGGATATTGATACACAACAAGCCCATATCACAGGGCACATCGATCTGAGTGAGGTGATCACCACCATCGAAAGCCTTGGTTACCAAGCTGGCTATCAGCATGATTTGCCTCTGTCGGGTCTGTCATGTGGCAAGTGCGTCAGCAAACTGGAGGCCGCATTCGCAAACGAGCCGGAAATCATTCAGTTTGAAGTCAGCAAAACCCGGGCCAAGGTGCAGGGCTCACTGACCGAATCCGCGCTGATAGCCCTGATTGAATCTGCAGGCTATCAGGTACCGGCTGAAGCTGGTGCGGTTGAAACGAATGCGACAAAAGCTGTCTTGCACGATGCAACTGCACCTGAACAAGCGAAAACGGAGCAACCCGAGCCGTCACCATCAGCCGCTGCTGAAACCGCGCCATCTTCCGATAACAGCCACTACTTTTTGCTTTCCGGCATGACCTGCGCAAGCTGTGTGTCCTCGGTTGAAAAAGCCATTCAGGGTGTGGATGCGGTTACGGCTGTCAGTGTCAATCTGGCCGAGCGAACCGCGCTGGTTCAAGGCAATATCGATCCAGAGTCGGTGATCCAAGCTGTGTCTGATGCCGGTTACGGCGCTGAGCTCAGTGAAGACGAAGCGACAAGACGCGAACGCCAGCAAGCCCAGAACACAGCAACCTACAAACAGCATCTGCTCAATGCCGGGCTGGCATTAGCCCTGGGTGTGCCCCTCATGGCCTGGGGCGTTTTCGGTGGCAGCATGATGATCGAGTCGGCCACCAGCCAATGGGCCTGGGGCATTATCGGAGTGCTGACGCTGGCGCTGCTCATTTACTGTGGCGGCCACTTTTTCCGCGATGCCTGGAAAGCTTTCCTTCATCACAGAGCCAGTATGGATACCCTGGTGGCGCTGGGGACAGGGGCGGCCTGGTTTTACTCCATGTTTGTGGTGCTCAAACCCGACTGGTTCCCGGCCCAGGCCAGACATGTCTATTTTGAAGCATCAGCCATGATTCTGGGGCTGATCACCCTGGGTCATGCCCTGGAAGCCAAAGCACGCGGACGCACTTCACGGGCGCTGGAAAAACTGATCGACCTGCAGCCGCAGACCGCCATTCTGGTGGATAAGCAAGGCGAGCGTGAAGTCCCGCTGGCAGAGATTCAGCCGGGCATGCTGCTGCGTTTACGTCCGGGCGCTAAAGTGCCTGTTGATGGACTGATAGAGCAAGGCGAGAGCTATCTTGACGAATCCATGCTGACCGGTGAACCCGTCCCGGCTCATAAGAAGCCGGGAGACAAACTCCATGCCGGTACCATCAACCAAAGCGGCGGCCTGCTCTTTAAGGCTGAGCAGGTAGGCAATCAAACCCTGCTGGCCCGGATCATCGGTCTGGTTCGTCAGGCACAGAGCAGCAAGCCGGAGCTGGCGAAAATGGCCGATACCATTTCAGCCATATTCGTGCCGGCCGTGATGATCATCGCCATTGTGACCGCCACACTCTGGTATTACTTTGGCCCGGATCCCGTCTCGATTTACATGCTGATCACAGCGACCACTGTGCTGATTATTGCCTGTCCCTGCGCCTTAGGACTGGCAACCCCGATGTCGGTGACCGTCGGTCTTGGTCGTGCTGCAGAATACGGGATCCTGATCCGTCATGCCGATGCCATGCAACTGGCTGCCAACATAGATACAGTGGTGCTGGATAAAACCGGTACGCTGACCGAAGGTAAACCTGTGCTCACTCACAGCCATTATTATGGGGATCACACTGAGCAGGCTGTGCTGACTCTGGCGGCAAGCCTCGAACGGGGTGCTGAGCACCCGCTGGCAAAAGCGATCGTTTCAGCAGCAGAAGAGAAAGGATTAACGCTGCAATCTGCCCGAGACTTTAACGCTCAGGCCGGCTATGGCGTCGGCGGTGAGGTGAACGGGCAGCGGGTGCTGCTGGGCAACCGTGCACTGATGGAAAAAGAAAATATCGCCATTTCTGCCCATCAAGATGATGCCCACTCGCTGGCCGATGCCGGTGCAACGGCTATTTTCATTGCCGTAGACGGCGAACTGGCCGCACTGCTGGGCATCAGTGATCCGCTGCGATCAGACTCTAAAGCGGCGGTCGAGCGGCTTCAGGCGAAAGGGATCGAGGTGATCATGCTGACCGGTGACACCGAACGGACAGCCAAAGCGATCGCCCGCCAGGCGGGTATTGACCGCGTGATTGCCGGTGTACTGCCCGACGGAAAATCCGAACAGGTGGCAAAACTGCAACAATCCGGAAAACATGTGGCCATGGTCGGGGACGGCATTAATGATGCCCCTGCACTGGCTAAAGCTGAAATTGGTATTGCCATGGGCAGCGGCAGCGATGTCGCCATTGAAAGTGCGCAACTCACTCTGGTGCGCCACTCTCTGCACGGCGTCGCCGATGCACTTGAGCTCTCATCAGCAACCTTGCGTAACATGAAGCAAAACCTGTTTGGCGCCTTTGTGTATAACACCTTGGGGATTCCGCTGGCCGCCGGGATTCTGTTCCCCTTCACAGGCAGTCTGCTCAGCCCTGTAATTGCCGGAGCGGCAATGGCGCTCTCGTCCATCACTGTGGTCAGTAATGCCAACAGACTGAGACTTTTCCGCCCTGGCAGTCAGGGCAACACACCATTAAAAAAGGAGGCCTGA